From one Musa acuminata AAA Group cultivar baxijiao chromosome BXJ2-6, Cavendish_Baxijiao_AAA, whole genome shotgun sequence genomic stretch:
- the LOC135614386 gene encoding protein NRT1/ PTR FAMILY 6.2-like yields the protein MEGKMSWSVADAVDYKGSPADRTKTGGWIPALLILVIEICERLSTLGIGVNLVTYLSGTMNLPSAESANVVSDFMGTSFLLCLLGGFLADAYLGRYLTVAIFSAVQAFGTGMLTVVTKLPQLRPPPCGSSSGASKCHRANGFQIGLLYLSLYLIALGTGGLKSSVSGFGTDQFDEKDEKEKSQMAYFFNRFFFFISTGSLFAVTVLVYIQDEVGRSWSYGICCISMLLAVVLFLSGTRRYRFKKRSGSPIVHILQVLVAAFRKRQLKHPANPAFLFEDFPEASRIQHTDKFRFLDKAAIGEEFHGENSTMNPWRLCSVTRVEEVKMMIQLLPVWATTIMFWTIYAQMMTFSVEQATTMDRSVGSFGIPAGSLNVFFVSAILITLAIYDRVIMPAMKKWKGKQGFTNLQRIGLGLTLSIMAMASAALTEVKRLSVAREAGKAAAPRGAALPISVFTLVPQFFLVGSGEALIYTGQLDFFITRSPKGMKTMSTGLFLTTLSLGFFLSSFIVSIVKSVTGGESGQGWLADNINHGRLDYFYGLLAALSALNLAAFLYCATWIKPENAGDGLEMASAAKNSPAEDKC from the exons ATG GAAGGGAAGATGAGTTGGTCTGTGGCGGATGCAGTGGATTACAAGGGATCACCGGCAGACAGGACTAAGACTGGTGGTTGGATACCTGCTCTGCTCATCCTAG TGATTGAAATATGCGAAAGGCTATCCACTCTGGGGATTGGAGTCAACCTGGTAACATACTTGAGTGGCACCATGAATCTTCCAAGTGCAGAATCTGCAAACGTCGTGTCCGACTTCATGGGCACATCTTTTCTTCTATGCTTGCTTGGAGGATTCCTCGCTGATGCCTACTTAGGCCGATACCTCACCGTCGCCATCTTCTCTGCGGTCCAAGCATTT GGAACAGGGATGCTCACTGTGGTGACAAAATTGCCTCAGCTTCGGCCACCACCTTGCGGTAGCTCTTCGGGTGCAAGCAAATGCCACCGAGCAAATGGCTTCCAGATCGGCCTCCTGTACTTGAGCTTGTACTTGATCGCACTGGGGACCGGCGGGCTCAAATCGAGCGTTTCAGGCTTCGGCACCGACCAGTTCGACGAGAAGGACGAGAAGGAGAAGAGTCAGATGGCGTACTTCTTCAACaggttcttcttcttcatcagcacCGGCAGCCTGTTTGCGGTAACCGTTCTGGTCTACATCCAAGACGAGGTGGGGCGAAGTTGGTCCTACGGCATCTGTTGCATCTCCATGCTTCTTGCCGTAGTGCTGTTCTTGTCCGGCACAAGGAGATACCGATTCAAGAAGCGCTCGGGGAGCCCCATCGTTCACATTCTCCAAGTGCTCGTTGCTGCCTTCAGGAAGAGGCAGCTCAAGCACCCTGCAAACCCTGCATTCTTGTTCGAAGACTTCCCTGAGGCCTCCAGAATCCAACACACAGATAAATTCCG TTTCCTCGACAAGGCTGCGATCGGCGAGGAATTCCATGGCGAGAACTCAACTATGAACCCTTGGAGACTATGCTCGGTAACAAGAGTTGAGGAGGTGAAGATGATGATCCAGCTGCTACCCGTATGGGCCACGACGATCATGTTCTGGACCATATATGCTCAGATGATGACATTTTCTGTAGAACAAGCGACGACCATGGACAGATCCGTCGGTAGCTTCGGGATTCCAGCAGGGTCACTGAACGTCTTCTTCGTCAGTGCCATCTTGATCACCCTAGCGATCTATGACAGAGTCATCATGCCTGCCATgaagaaatggaagggcaaacaag GCTTCACCAACCTGCAAAGGATCGGTCTCGGGCTAACCTTATCCATCATGGCCATGGCGTCGGCGGCGCTCACGGAGGTGAAGAGGCTCTCGGTGGCTCGGGAAGCAGGCAAGGCTGCTGCTCCCAGAGGCGCGGCGCTGCCCATCAGCGTCTTCACGTTGGTACCGCAGTTCTTTCTCGTGGGCTCGGGGGAGGCGTTGATATACACCGGGCAGCTCGATTTCTTCATCACACGGTCGCCGAAGGGGATGAAGACGATGAGCACCGGCCTCTTCCTGACCACGCTGTCACTCGGCTTCTTCCTTAGCAGCTTCATCGTCTCCATCGTGAAGAGTGTGACGGGCGGCGAGAGCGGGCAGGGATGGCTGGCTGACAACATCAACCATGGGAGGCTGGATTACTTCTATGGCCTTCTGGCCGCACTAAGCGCTCTAAACTTGGCAGCTTTTCTTTACTGCGCGACATGGATCAAACCAGAGAACGCTGGAGATGGATTGGAGATGGCAAGTGCAGCCAAGAATTCACCTGCAGAAGACAAGTGCTAA
- the LOC135614387 gene encoding beta-glucuronosyltransferase GlcAT14B-like, with the protein METKSPPPPSQQQRRRKWVVPLLASFFLSSLVISAFVFSSSSSSSAFASASLSRQALLLLSFSQISPAGGEPLFVESKLHHPPPTPAAASDRPVRGLAYLISGSAGDGGSLRRTLRALYHPANQYVLHLDLEAPAAERLELATAVRDDPVYARFGNVRVVARANLVTYRGPTMVANTLHAASILLKEGGDWDWFINLSASDYPLVTQDDLLYTLSSLPRQLNFIEHTSDIGWKEYHRAKPLIIDPGLYSLQKTDVFWVTEKRSLPTAFKLCTGSAWMMLSHQFMEFCLWGWDNLPRTVLMYYANFLSSPEGYFHTVICNAPEFRNTTVNHDLHFISWDNPPKQHPHFLTLSDFPRLVSSNTPFARKFGRDDPVLDKIDKELLGRDPDGFVPSAWFDALKSNTTINDLQYTVRSVSDLRPGPGAERLKTLITGLLSADGFDEKHCI; encoded by the exons ATGGAGACGAAGTCGCCCCCACCGCCgtcgcagcagcagcggcgacggaAGTGGGTGGTGCCGCTTCTCGCCTCTTTCTTCTTGTCGTCCCTCGTCATCTCCGCTTTTGtcttctcctcctcgtcctcttcgTCCGCCTTCGCTTCCGCGTCCTTGTCCCGCcaggccctcctcctcctctccttctcccaGATCTCCCCCGCCGGCGGCGAGCCCCTGTTCGTGGAGTCGAAGCTCCACCACCCTCCGCCGACGCCCGCTGCCGCCTCGGATCGGCCAGTACGCGGCCTCGCCTATCTCATCTCCGGCTCCGCTGGCGATGGCGGCAGCCTGCGGCGGACCCTCCGCGCGCTCTACCACCCGGCCAACCAGTACGTTCTCCACCTCGATCTGGAGGCCCCCGCGGCGGAACGCCTCGAGCTCGCCACCGCCGTCCGGGACGATCCCGTCTATGCTCGTTTCGGCAACGTGAGGGTCGTCGCCCGAGCTAACCTGGTCACCTACCGCGGCCCTACCATGGTCGCCAACACACTCCACGCCGCCTCCATCCTCCTTAAGGAGGGCGGCGATTGGGACTGGTTCATCAACCTCAGCGCCTCCGATTACCCTCTCGTGACCCAGGATG ATCTACTTTACACACTGTCAAGTTTGCCTAGACAGCTGAACTTTATTGAACATACCAGCGACATCGGATGGAAGGA GTACCACAGGGCTAAGCCTTTAATTATAGACCCTGGACTTTATAGCTTGCAGAAGACGGATGTTTTTTGGGTTACTGAGAAAAGGAGTCTTCCCACTGCATTCAAGCTCTGTACAG GATCTGCTTGGATGATGCTCTCTCACCAGTTCATGGAATTCTGTTTATGGGGGTGGGACAACCTTCCAAGGACAGTTCTAATGTATTACGCAAACTTTCTGTCATCCCCCGAGGGGTACTTCCACACAGTTATCTGCAATGCCCCTGAGTTCCGCAACACCACTGTCAACCATGACCTTCATTTTATATCCTGGGACAACCCTCCAAAGCAGCATCCTCACTTTCTCACCCTAAGTGATTTCCCGAGGCTAGTCAGCAGCAACACCCCATTTGCACGGAAGTTTGGCAGAGATGACCCAGTGCTTGACAAGATTGACAAGGAGCTCTTGGGCCGTGATCCCGATGGCTTTGTGCCTAGTGCGTGGTTCGATGCACTGAAGTCGAATACTACTATCAATGATCTACAGTATACAGTGAGGAGTGTCTCTGACCTCAGGCCTGGGCCAGGTGCCGAGAGGCTTAAAACCCTAATTACAGGGCTGCTTTCGGCAGATGGTTTTGACGAGAAACACTGCATTTGA
- the LOC135614388 gene encoding heme oxygenase 1, chloroplastic-like produces MASSTLPISQSLPFSAHPRAIISAFLGKHPHRLLCRPRGGAGGWMPLRTMVVSATTTETPKKRQAAGGTRDRGFVDEMRAVAMKLHTRDQAKEGEKTSESPPVSKWEPSVEGYLRFLVDSKLVYDTLETIVQKAAYPSYAEFRNTGLERSEKLAKDLEWFKDQGHTIPEPSSVGASYAKYLEELSEKDPQAFICHFYNVYFAHTAGGRMIGRKVAEKILDNKELEFYKWDGDLSQMLQNVRDKLNRVASSWSREEKDHCLEETEKSFKYSGSILRLILS; encoded by the exons ATGGCATCGTCGACGCTTCCAATCTCTCAATCACTACCCTTCTCCGCCCACCCTCGCGCTATCATCTCCGCCTTCCTCGGAAAGCACCCCCACCGCCTCCTTTGCCGCCCCCGCGGAGGTGCCGGCGGCTGGATGCCCCTGCGGACCATGGTCGTATCCGCCACCACGACCGAGACGCCGAAGAAGCGTCAGGCGGCTGGGGGAACCCGGGACCGTGGGTTCGTCGACGAGATGAGGGCTGTCGCGATGAAGCTGCACACCAGGGATCAAGCCAAGGAGGGGGAGAAAACCTCCGAATCGCCGCCTGTTAGCAAGTGGGAGCCTTCCGTCGAAGGGTACCTCCGGTTCTTGGTCGACAGCAAGCTCGTCTACGATACGCTTGAGACCATCGTCCAGAAGGCCGCCTATCCATCCT ATGCTGAGTTCAGGAATACTGGCTTGGAAAGGTCGGAGAAATTAGCCAAAGACTTAGAGTGGTTCAAGGACCAAGGACATACCATTCCTGAACCCTCTTCTGTAGGTGCTTCTTATGCTAAGTATCTGGAGGAGCTATCGGAAAAGGATCCTCAAGCTTTCATCTGCCACTTCTACAATGTATATTTTGCTCATACTGCTGGTGGTCGAATGATTGGTAGAAAG GTAGCAGAGAAAATCTTGGACAACAAAGAGCTGGAGTTCTACAAGTGGGATGGTGATCTCTCCCAAATGTTGCAGAATGTCCGTGATAAGCTGAACAGAGTTGCTTCC AGCTGGTCCAGAGAAGAGAAGGATCATTGTTTGGAAGAGACTGAGAAATCATTCAAATATTCAGGATCAATACTCCGTCTTATACTATCCTAA
- the LOC135613429 gene encoding ethylene-responsive transcription factor WIN1-like, whose product MVQSKKFRGVRQRHWGSWVAEIRHPLLKRRVWLGTFETAEEAARAYDEAAVLMSGRNAKTNFPVHRASEGEDAAAAHSSSKALAEVLSAKLRKCCKTTPSPSLTCLRLDTEKSHIGVWQKRAGTRADSSWVMTVELGSVGSGGQETSEATMAPSPLAGEGTSSQEAVGEMDDEERLALQMIEELLSRNRPTSSSSHAGMEGEDHSFFL is encoded by the exons ATGGTACAGTCCAAGAAGTTTAGAGGAGTCAGGCAACGCCACTGGGGCTCCTGGGTTGCTGAGATAAGACATCCTCTCCT CAAGCGACGGGTGTGGCTGGGCACCTTCGAGacggcggaggaggcggcgcgagccTACGACGAGGCCGCGGTGCTCATGAGCGGCCGCAACGCCAAGACCAACTTCCCGGTGCACCGGGCGTCCGAGGGGGAGGACGCTGCCGCCGCCCACTCGTCCTCCAAGGCCCTGGCGGAGGTCCTCAGCGCCAAGCTCCGTAAGTGCTGCAAGACCACCCCGTCCCCCTCGCTCACCTGCCTCCGCCTCGACACAGAGAAGTCCCACATCGGCGTGTGGCAGAAGCGCGCCGGCACCCGCGCCGACTCCAGCTGGGTCATGACCGTGGAGCTCGGGAGCGTCGGCAGCGGCGGGCAGGAGACCAGCGAGGCGACGATGGCGCCGTCGCCGCTCGCGGGGGAGGGCACGTCGTCGCAGGAGGCGGTCGGAGAGATGGACGACGAGGAGAGGCTGGCGTTGCAGATGATAGAAGAGCTCCTCAGTAGGAACCGCCCGACCTCCTCCTCTTCACATGCAGGGATGGAAGGTGAAGATCACAGCTTCTTCCTCTAA